The window TAAATATTACGTAAACGGCACTTCATGCAGGTTTCACGGTCCTAGAAGTATGCGTCGACGTCCCTTTCGACGTATGCCGACCAGCGTCGCTGGTATGGCTTCTTCGCGGTCCGGGAGGCCGCCATGCATCTTCGACTTCTTCTCACGGCAAGTCTGGTTCTGACTCTTTCCGCGTGCGCGCCCTACTACGATGGTGGGACGGGCTACTACAGTTCCGACGTCTATACGTCACCGGCTCCGGTCTACTATGGCGGGGGGTCCTACTACCGGCGAGACTATTACTACGCGCCGCAACCCCGCTACTACGCGCCACAGCCGCGCTACTACTCGGCACCGCGCTACTATGCCCCGCCGCCACGGCCTTATCCGAACCGCGGCTGGGGACACCCCTACCAGGGGTGGGGCGATCATGGTGGCGGACGTGGCGACCACGATGGGCGCGGGCATGGACACGGGCGCGGGCACTAGCTTGCCGAATCGGCCGCTCCCTCAGTAGTCCGAGAGATCCGCCAGCGGATGCCGCCCTTCCCAGGCCTTGTGGAAGTGCGCCTCGACCACCGCCCGCGGCACGGCCGTGATTTGCGGCCAGTGCCAGCGTGGTTGCTGGTCCTTGTCGATCAGCCGGGCGCGCACGCCTTCGCTGAACTCCGGGTGGCGGCAGCAGTTCAGGCTCAGCGTGTACTCCATCTGGAACACCTCGGCCAGCGACAGGTGGCGTGCCCGGACGATCTGTTCCCAGACCAGGTGGGCGGTCAACGGGCAGCCATCCCTGAGGTGCTTCGCCGCCCGGGCCAGCAGGTCGTCGGCATCCTCGGCGTGCTGGACCAGCGCCTTCCAGGCGCAGCCGACATCGGCGACGTCCAGCAAGGCGTCGATCCGTTCCCGGCGTGGCATCCACTGCGCGGCCGGGCGCTGTTCGCGTGCCTGGTGCTCCAGCGCCTTGAGCAGGCTGTTGAGTTGCAGCTGCGGATGTTCCTGCCAGTTGAGTTGCACCAGGCCGTCGATCAGTTCGTCTTGCTGGTCATCACGCAGGATGCGGTCGGCCAGCCCGAGGTCAACGGCATCCCGGGCGTTCATCCGGGCGCCGGTCATGCCGAGGAACAATCCCAGCTTGCCGGGTAGGCGGGACAGGAACCAGCTGCCGCCCACATCCGGATACAGGCCGATGCCGATTTCCGGCATTGCCAGCTGGCTACCGGGGGTGACGATGCGGATGCTGGCGCCTTGCAGCAGGCCCATGCCACCGCCCAGCACGTAACCGTGGCCCCAGCAGACCAGCGGCTTGGGGTAGGTGTGCAAGGCATAGTCGAGACGATATTCCGCCGCGAAGAAGTCCGCGGCCAACGTCGGCACTTTCCCGGGGTGGGCGCGACAGGCCTCGGCCAGGCTGCGGACTTCTCCACCGGCGCAGAAGGCCTTGGCGCCATGGCCGCGCAACAGCACGCAGGCGATGTGAGGATCCCTGGCCCAGGCGTCGAGCCGTTCATGCAGGGCGTTGATCATCGGCAGGGACAGTGCGTTGAGGGTCTGTTCGGCATCCAGGCTGGCGATGCCGATGCGTGCACCGTGGCTGCCGATGAGTTCTTCGAAGAGCAGATTCATCGCGACCTCTGACTGCGGGTTGAGTCCTCAGTATGATCCCTGTGTGGGAAACTGCCGGTAATGCGTCGGATCAATTGACAAGCGTGGTAGGCATCCCTAGTGTCCGCCCCATTGTGATTTCCGGACCCCGCCATGACCGACGACGACCGTATCAAACTCGAGCCCAGCTGGAAGCAGGCGCTGCGGGATGAATTCGACAAACCCTACATGGCCGAGCTCCGTGAGTTCCTGCGCCAGGAGCATGCTGCCGGCAAGCAGATCTATCCGCCAGGCCCGCTGATCTTCAATGCACTGAACAGCACGCCGCTGGACCAGGTCAAGGTGGTCATCCTCGGCCAGGACCCGTACCACGGCCCCGGCCAGGCCCATGGCCTGTGCTTCTCGGTACAGCCAGGGGTGCCGACGCCACCGTCGTTGGTGAACATCTACAAGGAACTGCAGCGCGACCTGAACATCGACATCCCCAACCACGGTTACCTGCAGAGTTGGGCCGAGCAGGGCGTGTTGCTGCTCAACACCACCATGACCGTCGAGCGTGGCAATGCCGCCTCCCATGCCAATCGCGGCTGGCAGTTCTTCACTGATCGGATCATCGAGGTGGTGAGCGAGCGCCAGGACAAACTGGTATTCCTGCTGTGGGGCGCCCATGCCCAGGGCAAGCAGAAACTGATCGACTCGACCAAGCACCTGGTGCTGAAGTCGGTACACCCCTCGCCGTTGTCGGCCTATCGCGGCTTCCTTGGTTGCGGGCATTTCAGCCGGACCAACAAGTTCCTCGAGCAGAACGGCCTGGCACCGATCGAGTGGGCCCTGCCACCGCTCTAGCTTGAATGACGCCCCGGCATCGGGGCGCAATCGTTTCAGGCCGCTGCGTTCCAGCGACGGAACAGCGGCTCGGCCATGAACAGCACGAACAGCAGGCGCATCACCTGCATGGCGGTCACCAGCGGTACCGACAATTGCAGGGTCTCGGCGGTCAGGCTCATTTCCGCGATGCCGCCGGGCATCATGCCCAGGGTCAGCGAGCGCAGGTCGAGTTGGGTCAGCGCGCTCAGGGCCCAGGCCGACAGGCTGGCGACCAGCATGGTCAACGCCGTACCGACCAGGGTACGGCCCATGAACGATGGCGCCCGGCGGAAGAACTCGCGATTGAAATGACAGCCCAGGCCACTGCCGATCAGCCATTGGCCGATCTGGCTGGCACCGTTCGGCAGGCCGATATGCAGGTCGCAGGCGATACTGAGCGTTGCGCTCACCAGCAGTGGGCCGAACAGCCACGGGTTGGGCTGGCGCAGGCGTTGCCAGAGCCAGGCGAGCAGGGCGCCGAGGGGAAACAGCAGGACCAGCCAGCGCCAGTCGACGATGCTCGAACCGTTGATCGGCACACCTTCGCCCA of the Pseudomonas vanderleydeniana genome contains:
- a CDS encoding enoyl-CoA hydratase/isomerase family protein, with product MNLLFEELIGSHGARIGIASLDAEQTLNALSLPMINALHERLDAWARDPHIACVLLRGHGAKAFCAGGEVRSLAEACRAHPGKVPTLAADFFAAEYRLDYALHTYPKPLVCWGHGYVLGGGMGLLQGASIRIVTPGSQLAMPEIGIGLYPDVGGSWFLSRLPGKLGLFLGMTGARMNARDAVDLGLADRILRDDQQDELIDGLVQLNWQEHPQLQLNSLLKALEHQAREQRPAAQWMPRRERIDALLDVADVGCAWKALVQHAEDADDLLARAAKHLRDGCPLTAHLVWEQIVRARHLSLAEVFQMEYTLSLNCCRHPEFSEGVRARLIDKDQQPRWHWPQITAVPRAVVEAHFHKAWEGRHPLADLSDY
- the ung gene encoding uracil-DNA glycosylase, producing MTDDDRIKLEPSWKQALRDEFDKPYMAELREFLRQEHAAGKQIYPPGPLIFNALNSTPLDQVKVVILGQDPYHGPGQAHGLCFSVQPGVPTPPSLVNIYKELQRDLNIDIPNHGYLQSWAEQGVLLLNTTMTVERGNAASHANRGWQFFTDRIIEVVSERQDKLVFLLWGAHAQGKQKLIDSTKHLVLKSVHPSPLSAYRGFLGCGHFSRTNKFLEQNGLAPIEWALPPL
- a CDS encoding AbrB family transcriptional regulator — encoded protein: MPEGAFRRWWGTPLVGLAGGYLASQVGWPLPWMVGSLLAIILVRCLTPWQLAEIPGGRKTGQWVVGIGIGLHFTPLVMEQVLSHFGLILFGALVTSLSSVLGVWLLRRTGEDRATAFFSSMPGGSGEMVNLGARNGAVLSRVAAGQSLRVLVVVLCVPAAFKYLLGEGVPINGSSIVDWRWLVLLFPLGALLAWLWQRLRQPNPWLFGPLLVSATLSIACDLHIGLPNGASQIGQWLIGSGLGCHFNREFFRRAPSFMGRTLVGTALTMLVASLSAWALSALTQLDLRSLTLGMMPGGIAEMSLTAETLQLSVPLVTAMQVMRLLFVLFMAEPLFRRWNAAA